The following are from one region of the Phormidium sp. PBR-2020 genome:
- a CDS encoding alpha/beta hydrolase, with protein MYIPPGFEQQAVQTSLGRMAYYTAEGDRPPSENTLVFLHGLGGGSSAYEWSKVYPAFAPRYRILAPDLIGWGRSEHPQRDYVPDDYITMIGEFLAATCEGPVTVVASSLTAAFAIRVAIAHPERFKSLILTNPTGLSDFGNSYNNTFFAQIVKTPIVDRLFYGLGVATPGGIRSFLEQRQFANPKRIYDEIIEAYLESAQQDNADYAALSFVRGDCCFDLARYLPELTVPTAMLWGKKSQFVNFEVGRRLADLNPEAVQAFEVLEEVGLTPHLELPAVTIGILETFLKQLQKSHTDKSETPVSPLSASEST; from the coding sequence ATGTATATTCCTCCCGGTTTTGAACAACAGGCCGTCCAAACGTCCCTGGGCCGTATGGCTTATTACACCGCCGAGGGCGATCGCCCCCCCAGTGAAAACACCCTGGTCTTCCTGCATGGACTGGGTGGGGGATCGTCGGCCTATGAATGGTCGAAAGTCTATCCCGCCTTCGCCCCTCGCTATCGGATTCTGGCCCCAGATCTCATCGGTTGGGGCCGTTCCGAACATCCTCAACGAGACTATGTCCCCGATGACTACATCACCATGATTGGGGAGTTCCTCGCTGCCACCTGTGAGGGGCCGGTGACAGTTGTGGCCTCGTCTCTGACGGCGGCGTTTGCTATTCGGGTGGCGATCGCCCATCCCGAACGCTTTAAATCCCTCATCCTCACCAATCCCACCGGACTCTCTGACTTCGGCAACAGCTACAACAACACCTTCTTTGCCCAAATTGTCAAAACTCCCATCGTCGATCGCCTCTTCTATGGCTTAGGAGTCGCCACTCCAGGGGGAATCCGCTCCTTCCTAGAACAGCGTCAATTTGCCAATCCCAAACGTATCTACGACGAAATCATCGAGGCTTATCTCGAATCCGCTCAACAGGACAACGCCGACTATGCCGCCCTGTCCTTTGTTCGCGGTGACTGTTGCTTTGACTTAGCCCGCTATCTCCCCGAACTGACGGTTCCCACCGCCATGCTTTGGGGCAAAAAATCCCAATTTGTCAACTTTGAAGTCGGTCGCCGTCTCGCGGATCTCAATCCCGAAGCCGTGCAAGCCTTCGAGGTCCTCGAAGAGGTCGGCCTAACCCCCCATCTTGAGCTTCCCGCCGTCACCATTGGCATCCTTGAGACATTTCTCAAACAACTGCAAAAAAGCCACACCGATAAGTCGGAAACCCCTGTTTCCCCCCTCTCTGCCAGCGAATCCACTTAG
- a CDS encoding acyl carrier protein — protein MSQTNVSEKVQEIVVEHLGVEASQVKEAASFIEDLGADSLDTVELVMAFEEEFDIEIPDEDAEKILTVKDAVNYIQEKSAAAQA, from the coding sequence ATGAGTCAAACGAACGTTTCAGAAAAAGTCCAAGAAATTGTCGTGGAACACTTGGGTGTTGAAGCCAGCCAAGTTAAAGAAGCAGCCAGTTTCATTGAAGACCTCGGTGCCGATTCTCTCGACACTGTGGAATTAGTCATGGCCTTTGAAGAAGAATTTGATATCGAAATTCCCGATGAAGATGCCGAAAAAATTCTGACGGTCAAAGATGCCGTTAACTATATCCAAGAAAAATCAGCCGCTGCTCAAGCCTAG
- a CDS encoding S-layer homology domain-containing protein gives MANPTPPEPPRRLEPDEWIAIFVTLAILGGLGVWILGAAGLRRIAPSQIAGFDIPGLAPDEERPRARRDEPEDPSLFAFGEAPPTPTGRERTQARPGRVPRRDRTEEEETPRRARRRAEEEEGRRRSPRRRLETDDPSDDLDPSTGVTLGQQAQTLLDEDQRAETDPETDATLDNGIPPVVPPLTEDPDAVLEDDPETEVPEEIAGVPTPEDEETAAEVRPDINDDVGDPINFVDVDENHWARAYIDAMSARGLIGGVEADRFAPDEPVTRAQYAQLVAQVFQGDEDVREGLDFVDIDEDNWAASAIDNSVRWGFLSGYPGLEFRPDQSISRLEVLLSLRAGLNLSEPDDPAPILEAYGDRDAIPDWARPPVSAAVQAELERNRPDSDGLDLERDASRAEVTAMFYQALVRAGQAEPLP, from the coding sequence ATGGCTAACCCCACTCCTCCTGAACCCCCCCGGCGTCTTGAACCGGATGAATGGATTGCCATTTTTGTCACCCTTGCCATCCTCGGCGGCTTGGGGGTCTGGATTTTGGGGGCAGCCGGTTTGCGACGCATCGCTCCTAGCCAAATCGCAGGTTTTGATATCCCCGGCTTAGCCCCGGATGAAGAACGCCCCCGGGCCCGCCGCGATGAGCCAGAAGACCCTTCTCTCTTTGCCTTTGGGGAAGCGCCCCCCACCCCAACTGGCCGGGAACGAACTCAGGCTCGTCCGGGCCGGGTTCCCCGCCGCGATCGCACTGAGGAAGAGGAAACCCCAAGACGGGCCCGCCGTCGTGCTGAAGAGGAAGAGGGACGCCGACGCTCGCCGCGACGACGGCTAGAAACTGATGACCCTTCAGATGACCTAGACCCCAGTACAGGGGTCACTCTAGGACAACAGGCCCAAACCCTCCTCGATGAGGACCAGAGAGCGGAGACTGACCCGGAAACCGATGCCACCCTGGACAATGGAATCCCCCCGGTTGTCCCGCCTCTAACGGAAGACCCAGATGCTGTCCTCGAAGATGACCCCGAGACGGAGGTTCCTGAGGAGATCGCTGGGGTGCCAACTCCCGAGGACGAGGAGACAGCGGCTGAGGTTCGTCCTGATATCAATGACGACGTGGGTGACCCCATTAACTTTGTCGATGTTGACGAAAACCATTGGGCCAGAGCCTATATTGATGCCATGTCCGCCCGAGGCTTAATTGGAGGAGTAGAAGCCGATCGCTTTGCTCCCGATGAGCCGGTCACTCGCGCTCAATATGCGCAACTGGTGGCACAGGTGTTTCAGGGAGATGAGGATGTTCGGGAGGGGTTGGACTTTGTGGATATCGACGAGGACAACTGGGCCGCCTCGGCGATCGATAATTCTGTGCGTTGGGGCTTTTTGAGTGGCTATCCCGGTTTAGAATTTCGCCCAGACCAGTCGATTTCCCGTTTAGAGGTGCTGCTGTCGTTGCGGGCGGGTCTGAATCTCTCGGAACCCGATGACCCGGCGCCGATTTTAGAGGCCTATGGCGATCGCGATGCAATTCCCGACTGGGCCCGACCTCCCGTCTCAGCAGCCGTACAGGCAGAACTTGAACGCAACCGCCCCGATTCTGACGGCCTCGACCTAGAACGAGACGCCAGCCGCGCTGAGGTCACAGCGATGTTCTATCAGGCCCTAGTTCGGGCCGGACAGGCTGAGCCTTTGCCCTAG